Proteins encoded in a region of the Isosphaeraceae bacterium EP7 genome:
- a CDS encoding MBL fold metallo-hydrolase, giving the protein MSTILAPERERARPDGWPREIAHDLAYLRTGIVNVYFHGPPGAGDRGWVLVDAGLPGWTGSIIEAAARRFGPSSGPSAIVLTHGHFDHVGALPALAQRWDVPVYVHDLEMPYVTGRSKYPPPDPTVGGGAMASLSWLYPRGPIELGGRARPLPADGSVPGMAGYRWIHTPGHSPGHIALFRDEDGTLIAGDAFVTVKQESLLAVAAQAPEIHGPPAYFTCDWKSAATSVRELAALEPKLAATGHGIPLSGPSMLASLHELARDFDRRSIPSHGRYAHQPARTDADGIVSIPPDVGHPIGALAAGLGLGLVAGMIAGNRRRRA; this is encoded by the coding sequence ATGAGCACGATCCTGGCACCGGAACGCGAGCGTGCCCGGCCCGATGGATGGCCGCGTGAGATTGCCCACGACCTGGCCTATCTGCGAACCGGGATCGTCAACGTCTACTTCCACGGCCCGCCCGGGGCGGGAGACCGGGGCTGGGTGCTGGTCGACGCCGGCCTGCCCGGCTGGACCGGGTCAATCATCGAGGCCGCGGCCCGGCGGTTCGGCCCGTCATCGGGCCCGTCGGCCATCGTCCTGACCCACGGCCACTTCGACCACGTGGGGGCCCTGCCCGCGCTGGCCCAGCGGTGGGACGTGCCGGTTTATGTGCATGACCTGGAGATGCCCTACGTCACCGGCCGGTCGAAGTACCCACCCCCCGACCCGACCGTCGGCGGCGGCGCGATGGCATCCCTGTCCTGGCTCTATCCGCGAGGGCCGATCGAGCTTGGTGGCAGGGCCAGACCCCTGCCGGCCGACGGCAGCGTGCCGGGCATGGCCGGCTACCGCTGGATCCACACGCCGGGCCATTCCCCGGGCCACATCGCCCTCTTCCGCGACGAGGACGGGACCCTGATCGCCGGCGATGCCTTCGTCACCGTCAAGCAGGAATCACTGCTGGCCGTGGCCGCGCAGGCCCCCGAGATCCACGGCCCGCCCGCCTACTTCACCTGCGACTGGAAGTCCGCCGCGACCTCCGTGCGAGAGCTGGCCGCCCTCGAGCCGAAGCTCGCCGCCACCGGCCACGGAATCCCCCTCTCCGGCCCCTCGATGCTGGCAAGCCTGCACGAGCTGGCAAGAGACTTCGACCGCCGTTCCATCCCCTCCCACGGCCGCTACGCCCACCAACCCGCGCGAACCGACGCCGACGGAATCGTCTCCATCCCCCCCGACGTCGGCCACCCGATCGGTGCGCTGGCGGCGGGGCTTGGCCTGGGATTGGTGGCCGGGATGATCGCGGGAAACCGGCGCAGGCGGGCCTGA
- a CDS encoding glycosyltransferase family 39 protein — protein MPEARLGLSRGALVVAMAALTLLPGLGSSARLTYHEAFVAQPAREMIDGGGLLVPRVNGQPWLEKPPLPTWLVAASGLIAGGVNAAVARFPSALASMAVSLGVATLAARRFGGPVGLLAGLVQATTAWAVTRGRLAEADIHLAALITWTIVAFDRLRQDSLLRTLVDDPGPVPAGNRAWRWALFGLLGTLSLAKGIGFGAVLVAAATVPVLLWDRDMPTFRALRWRKGWMLAAALALTWPALVIARHPSVLGLWTLHVSDRFAANPEHFAGGSRLTYPLAVLGQTLPWTPWAIAGAWTSWRRAWPARGRGGIDRLLWAWAAAPLALLSMATVKNGHYAIHALPPFAIWSALGLVHWSHRLAIRGYSPVRCARVAFTLLGFGFALGYPLLGPLLDRRGSEWAYYEEAAAALEAGEPLALLYDDWDRTPYPTPFGPVPHDLAIRLFSFARPATWHQGIESLAAASSTQAGPPFAVLARSRDLPDLARLGRVETLSQGPILRASSSSVDDRAFILYRITPETVAAVPGPDRR, from the coding sequence ATGCCCGAGGCTCGGCTGGGCCTGTCGCGCGGGGCCTTGGTGGTCGCGATGGCCGCCCTGACGCTGCTGCCGGGGCTGGGCTCCTCCGCCCGGTTGACCTACCACGAGGCCTTCGTGGCGCAGCCCGCGCGCGAGATGATCGACGGCGGCGGACTGCTCGTCCCCAGGGTGAATGGCCAGCCCTGGCTGGAAAAGCCCCCCCTGCCCACCTGGCTCGTGGCTGCTTCCGGGCTCATCGCCGGAGGGGTGAATGCGGCCGTGGCCCGGTTCCCGTCGGCGCTCGCCTCGATGGCCGTCTCGCTCGGCGTGGCCACGCTCGCCGCGCGCCGGTTCGGCGGCCCGGTCGGCCTGCTCGCCGGCCTGGTCCAGGCCACCACCGCCTGGGCCGTCACCCGGGGTCGGCTCGCCGAGGCCGACATCCACCTCGCCGCGCTCATCACCTGGACCATCGTCGCCTTCGACCGCCTCCGGCAAGACTCGCTCCTCCGCACCCTGGTCGACGACCCCGGGCCCGTCCCGGCCGGGAACCGGGCCTGGCGCTGGGCCCTGTTCGGGCTGCTGGGCACGTTGTCGCTGGCCAAAGGCATCGGCTTCGGCGCGGTGCTCGTCGCCGCGGCGACGGTGCCGGTGCTACTCTGGGACCGCGATATGCCCACCTTCCGGGCCCTTCGCTGGCGCAAAGGCTGGATGCTCGCGGCGGCGCTGGCCCTAACCTGGCCGGCCCTGGTCATCGCGCGGCACCCGTCGGTCCTGGGCCTCTGGACGCTGCACGTCAGCGACCGCTTCGCCGCCAATCCCGAACATTTCGCCGGCGGATCGAGGCTCACTTACCCGCTCGCCGTGCTCGGCCAGACCCTCCCCTGGACCCCCTGGGCCATCGCGGGGGCCTGGACGTCGTGGCGACGCGCCTGGCCGGCCCGAGGGCGCGGCGGAATCGACCGCCTGCTCTGGGCCTGGGCGGCGGCCCCCCTGGCGTTGCTGTCGATGGCCACGGTGAAGAACGGCCACTACGCGATCCACGCGCTTCCCCCCTTCGCCATCTGGTCCGCGCTCGGCCTCGTCCACTGGTCCCACCGGCTGGCCATCAGGGGCTATTCGCCAGTCCGGTGCGCCCGGGTGGCCTTCACGCTGCTGGGTTTCGGCTTCGCGCTGGGCTATCCCCTGCTAGGCCCCCTGCTCGACCGCCGCGGATCCGAGTGGGCCTATTACGAGGAAGCCGCCGCCGCGCTCGAGGCCGGCGAACCCCTGGCCTTGCTCTACGACGACTGGGACCGGACGCCCTACCCGACCCCCTTCGGCCCGGTCCCGCACGACCTGGCCATCCGCCTCTTCTCCTTCGCCCGCCCCGCCACCTGGCACCAGGGCATCGAGTCGCTCGCCGCCGCCTCCTCGACCCAGGCCGGCCCCCCCTTCGCCGTCCTGGCCCGCTCAAGGGATCTGCCCGACCTGGCCCGTCTCGGTCGAGTTGAAACCCTCTCCCAGGGCCCGATCCTCCGCGCCTCCTCCTCCAGTGTCGACGACCGCGCCTTCATCCTCTACCGCATCACGCCCGAGACGGTGGCCGCGGTCCCCGGCCCTGACCGCCGCTGA